One region of Alcanivorax sediminis genomic DNA includes:
- a CDS encoding NADH:flavin oxidoreductase/NADH oxidase family protein, with amino-acid sequence MSYADTLNQSLPLPCGVTIPNRFGKSAMSEALGTIDNHVTPALETLYGRWSDGGTGLLITGNIMIDRHHTGEPNNVVMENENDLPLLKSWAEAGKRQGNQIWVQLNHPGKQIPRMLASGDTLAPSAVPFSKELKSAFKTPRALTEEEIRDIIKRFATSATIAKKAGFTGVQIHGAHGYLVSQFLSGHHNQREDQWGGSLENRMRFPLEIYRAIRKAVGADYPISIKLNSADFQRGGFTEEESMTVAQTLAEEGLDLLEISGGNYESPVMAGAKGVRESTAAREAYFLDYAHKIRERVSIPLMVTGGFRSAKAMAEAVDSGATDVVGIARPLAVEPDLPKRILAGQEGVVSRVTPRKTGIKAIDEMAMMEVSWFSRQLHRMGKGQDPKPDESVLIALFKVITSMGVGSFRTRRLRANAG; translated from the coding sequence GTGAGCTACGCAGATACCCTCAATCAATCCCTTCCCCTGCCCTGCGGTGTGACAATACCCAATCGTTTTGGGAAGTCGGCCATGAGTGAAGCACTGGGCACGATTGATAACCATGTCACCCCGGCCCTGGAAACGCTCTACGGTCGCTGGTCTGACGGCGGCACCGGTCTGTTGATCACCGGCAATATCATGATTGACCGTCATCACACGGGCGAACCGAACAATGTGGTGATGGAAAACGAAAACGATCTCCCGCTACTGAAAAGCTGGGCTGAGGCAGGAAAACGTCAGGGCAATCAGATCTGGGTGCAACTCAACCATCCAGGCAAGCAGATCCCGCGCATGCTCGCCAGCGGTGATACCCTTGCCCCATCCGCCGTCCCCTTCAGCAAAGAGCTGAAAAGCGCGTTCAAGACCCCCAGAGCACTCACGGAAGAAGAAATCCGCGACATCATCAAACGCTTTGCCACCAGTGCAACCATCGCCAAGAAGGCCGGGTTTACCGGGGTGCAGATCCATGGCGCCCATGGCTATCTTGTCAGCCAGTTCCTCTCGGGCCACCACAATCAGCGTGAAGACCAGTGGGGAGGTTCACTCGAAAACCGTATGCGTTTCCCGCTGGAAATCTACCGCGCTATTCGCAAAGCCGTCGGAGCCGACTACCCGATAAGCATCAAGCTGAACTCTGCTGACTTCCAGCGTGGAGGCTTTACAGAAGAAGAGTCGATGACTGTTGCGCAGACTCTCGCTGAAGAAGGTCTCGACCTGCTGGAAATCTCCGGTGGTAACTATGAGAGCCCAGTAATGGCTGGTGCCAAGGGAGTACGTGAAAGCACCGCAGCCCGTGAAGCGTACTTCCTCGACTACGCTCACAAAATTCGCGAGCGCGTCTCGATTCCCCTGATGGTCACCGGCGGTTTCCGTTCTGCAAAAGCCATGGCAGAGGCGGTAGACAGCGGCGCCACTGACGTCGTCGGTATCGCTCGCCCCCTAGCGGTTGAGCCCGATCTGCCTAAACGTATTCTGGCTGGCCAGGAGGGTGTTGTCAGTCGGGTGACACCGCGCAAGACAGGCATTAAAGCCATTGATGAAATGGCCATGATGGAAGTGTCCTGGTTCTCACGCCAACTTCACCGTATGGGTAAAGGACAGGACCCGAAGCCGGATGAAAGCGTCCTGATTGCCCTGTTCAAAGTGATTACCAGCATGGGTGTAGGCAGCTTCCGCACCCGTCGCTTGCGGGCCAATGCCGGCTGA